Within the Erpetoichthys calabaricus chromosome 1, fErpCal1.3, whole genome shotgun sequence genome, the region TCTTTTCCACAGGAATATATTCCCATCGAATCTGGTGTCTGCTGCATTTCAGTCGGTGAgtacacctttttatttttatttttttggtggtgtATGGCATCTGAAAATCACTTTTTGGTCATGGAGAAATTTTAAAGTGGCTGTATAGTACAGCAGGAGTCCATACCTTTTTAGGTGAAGCCACACCCCCTTGAACCCCGGTTCTGTTTACTTTTGATGGAGAAAAAAGGTTAGGATTTGAATTCTCATTAAAGGTCCAAATAAGGAGagaattcagtttttgatttttctgcaAACCAGAAAACGTGTGCATTTTGTTCTTTTGGGTTATTAAGTgtggattgatgggcaaaaatggcaaatgtatttcCATTTACAATTAAATTGGCAACACAGAGCAgagaaagtgaagggtctgaataatttctaaaTTCActctgtgtgggtgggtgtttgtgtgtggagAGAAGGggtacatagatatacacatctTCTAGATTTCAAGCCTCTCCTATACAGGGAGCATATCTAAGTATTCAACGTAGACCTACATGTATTTAGCATTCATGTTTcccatgcaccatctgttggaattttttttggaatgcatgtaggaataaatgcattgcatttgtcattcagacagatggcgcctcacaaacattagcactgcgtTTGcgaatcacataccaaatggtatactCCATAATTGAGACATActaactggacagacacacagatgcagACACTTGTcccctttattaaggtggataagatGTATGTCGATGGAGATACGTGGCACTGCCCTTGGTGAGCACTAACTTCATTTTGGAACTAAGACAGCCTATGATGTTGTCTTGTACAAATAGGAAATCCCCTGTGAAATGTGGCAGGGGGGAAGCGTGACGGTGGGGAATTTCACACCAGCCAAACCtacaaacacacattcagctttatatCCTAAATCTCATCATGTTTCGGTAGGACTGAACGTGTGCCAGTGTGAGTGCATCCCCCACCATTCCCTAACCTCCTTTCACGGCAGCCCTCCTCTTCAAGTGAGGATGCTGAAGTCCCTCTTGCCCGGCCGTCACTTGGGCAAATAACAAACATCCCCAAGCtccaaataaaaatgtgtatgcaTAATTCCGCCTGCTCACTTGTCTATGTTGATCTTTGTCCTCACCATGGGTTTTCTCAAAAAAAATCCAGTCCACAGCCCAGTGATGAGGACATCTTTGAACTGGCCTAGTTTGTGTGGACTGGTGCCCACCTTGCACACCATGATTCTCTCATAGGCTCAGTACGTCCATAGGCATCCATTCTTAACCCTCATGTGATGAGGACATGTATCTTCTTCATACAGAGTCTAGTGAAAAGTCTTGCTTGTGTGTGCTAATCAGACACGTCACCattctccagtgccatgattagCTCATGATTGGCAGGTTTTAAGTTCTGCACTTTACTAAAAgatttgaattttgtattttgcagTATGCCACCAGCTACCGATGGATCACAACGGAGAAGAATGTCACCAAGGCAGGAGTTGTCGTCAATACCACCATTGTCACGGAGAAGGTGAGCGGCTGGCAGTCCCGAGGCCTGCTTCGTCAGATCGGATGCGACTGATCATTGTGCCTttagtgtttcattttaaattgcagGATTAGAAcctgtttgtgttttgtgtgaaGGTTCCTGTTGGAATGGAAGTTGAGGGCATGAACATCCTGGGCCTGGTGGTGTTTGCCATAGTGTTTGGAGTGGCACTGAGGAAGCTGGGGGAAGAAGGAGAAATCCTTATTAAATTCTTCAACTCCTTCAATGAGGGGACCATGGTGCTCGTGTCTTGGATTATGTGGTAAGTGACAAGGACACTGTAGGGACACAGAAGCCTGAGTTGAAGCTTATGCCCAACATTGTATTTAATGCAGAATTCTATAAGGAGCTCAACATGTTATGTGATCTCCATATCCCGCATCAGATTGTCAGTTACTGTAAAGAAAGCTGCAGCTTGTAAACTCCTAGTTTGATGCTAAATAACAAGGAATGCATAAAACTAATGCCAAGTGTCCCATAATGCCTAGAGCCGTTTATGTAGTTTCACAGAAGTAAACCCATCCAGACTCCACACCAATAGTAATCAGATCAGAAATTCATAGCCAAGATGCCTGATCTAGAAGTCGGCAGTGCTAACCTCTCTTCTCACAAATAtccactcactgagcaaattcttaggaccactaaTATTAATATCAGGGTAGGACTTCCTTTGCTCTCAAAATATACCCGGTTGTTTGTGGAGTGAATTCCAGGAGATTTTGGAAAGCGTTTGAGATTgaggtccatgttgacatgatggcATCgcacagtttctgcagatttgtccactacacattcatgctgtgaatcttctcttctaccacatcccaatggTGTCCTACTGGATTTGGAATCCtttgactgggaaggccactaaaACAACCCTGAAACTCATTGTCCCGTTCATGGAACCGGTTTGCTCTTTTGACGTGGTGCCTTGTCATGTTGGAAGTTGGCTTTAAGGGATGGGTAAATTATGGACTTTAAGGGATGCACAtccagtcaggtcaggttggggggagCCATGTACTGGTACAGAGCATCACCACACCCACCAGACGACAAAACGGCTTGGGGTTCCAGTTAACAACCCCCTAGACAGACACATGGTCCGATCCCACTCTCCAGAAAtaaccatctgtctgtctgtcatcccCTTGacctggcctggtccagtcactcgggtcctcaacagtaagccggatcaccctcagggaatcgcgccacatggccgtagtgctgtaactgacactccctcacaatgcaggtcatgtgcctcattcgggactcaacacaaagtgaaaccagcggtacccaaggattctctgaagagaccaaataccgaaggagtccagtcttcatctcgggccactggatagcgtccatgtctcacaaacgggaagcaccaggactcttaaaGAGTTTAGATGCACATAGTTGGCAACAATACTCCAATCGGTTATGACACTGAGATGATCGATTGGTATTAACGGGCCCAAATTGTGCTAAGACAACATTCCCCACAGCATTACCCCCACACAGCCTGGCCTGTTAACACAAGGCAGGCTGGCTGGATGCATGGACTGGTGCTGCCGTTGCCAAATTCTCATCCCTACTGTTTGTGCGCCTCTAAAGAAATCGAGGGTCATGTGACCAAGCTACGTTCCCCCACCACCTCCAAGTCTTCATCTGTCCAGCTTTGGTGAGCCCCCTGCCCCACCGCAGCCTCCACTTTTCAATCTTCTCTTCtcctgttgtagcccatccacctcaaggtccaatgtgttgtgcattctgagattcCTTTCTCAGTTGTGATCACAGCTGCCACAGCCCCCTCTACCAGCTTCAACCAGTCTGTCCATTCTGACCCCTCTCATCAACAAGGGGTTTCCGTCCACAGAACTTCCACTTACtggatgttttcattttcctttttgtagCACCATTTTAAGTAAACTCTTGAGACTGctttgtgtgaaaatcccaggaggtcaacagttaataattaaataaaataataattctttacattttatatagcacttttcttactactcaaagtgctctccacgcagagaggacccaggaagcgaacctgggtctcctaactgcgaggcagcagcactaccactgcgccaccgtgcccttACAGTTACAGCAacactcaaaccagcccatctggtaCTAACAATTACTCCACGGTTGATGCCACCGAGATCCCATTTTGTTCCTCATCCTGGTGTGATGTGAAAATTACCTGAATATTCTGACCTGGACCTTCGagtttttatgcattgtgctgttgCCACACGATTGGCTGATTTAAATAATGTTCCAGATGTTCCTAATCATTTGCTCTGTCAGTGCACATTGAATGGTTTTGACCAGAAAGTTGTGGTGGCAACACATTAATTAAttcacagacaaagaaaaaatcGGTTCAAATGCCAGCCACCGTATTCCAGCACCCGTGCAGATCCCATTGTTCAGTGGAAGACTTGACCCTTGTGGTGCCCTCTTTTGTTCTTTATCTCTTATGAGTCATCTGTGAATAAAATCCAGAGGCTCTTTAAGTGACAAATGAGGGGTATGGCTTGTACTCGGATGGCCTTTCCTCTACTAGAGAGATAAAAGGCATCCCTTCAGGGGGACCTGACCCTTAGGGGGTCCCCATGTTAAAGGAGACCTCCCAGAATAACAAACCGGTTCAAGTCAGTTCAGGGTGATGGTGGTCCATTGCAGTCTCGACTCATTAACACCCTCGTGGCGAAATGTAGACACCCCGATTATCTTAACTTGTCTAGTTTTGTGATTTTGAGGAAAACTGGCACCCCGTGTAGACATGGAGGGCATGTGACGACTCTACATGGTCCCTGACCAGCTTATGGATATGTGAGGTGGCAGTGCTGACCGCTATGCTGTTATGCCATGGCTTGGAGAATCACTAATAGAAAACTGTCCGTCATCTGGGGGAGTTAAGTGTTGATGACTGAGGGATTTCCCAATAGCTTGCACTGGGGGTGATGCAATGTCGGGAGTAAAAAAGGAGCCCACCCATTTTGCTGGCAAACAATTTGTAAGTGCAATAGAAAACTTTTTGacaataatctgtttttttttttttggtcacctcACTCCTCCAATCAGGTGGGCCCCTCCGAGTTGTCCTCCTACTTGCCTGGTGTTACTACTTCAGATTTGCAGTTTGGGCTGGCGTGGGTATGTGTAGTCCTTGTGCTCCGTTCACGTCGTCTTTCTTGCCTTGCCAGGTATGCCCCCTTCGGTATCATGTTTCTGGTGGCTGGGAAGATTGTAGAAATGGAGGATGTGGTCCAACTCTTCACCAGCCTGGGCAAGTACATCATCTGCTGCATCGTCGGCCACATCATTCATGGCCTAATCATTTTGCCCGTCATCTACTTCATCTTTACCCGCAAGAACCCTTACGTCTTTCTGTGGGGTATTGTGACGGCACTGGCCACTGCCTTTGGCACTTCCTCTAGGTAACTGCATGTGCACGGTAACATTTGGAGAACATCTGTAACATTGGCAAGGGGCACAtctcacttcttttatttttgtctatACAGCTCAGCCACTCTGCCCCTCATGATGAAGTGTGTTGAGGAGAAGAACCACGTCTCCAAGCGCATCAGCCGTTTCATTCTACCCATCGGTGCTACCGTCAACATGGATGGAGCAGCGCTTTTCCAGTGTGTTGCGGCGGTCTTCATAGCCCAGCTCAACAACTATTCTCTTAACTTCATCCAGGTCATCACCATCCTGTAAGTAGATGGGTGGGTTTTGTGTGGCACCCCAGTGGAAAGTCTGTCCCTGGCACGTGTTCTTATGGTGAATTCTTTCTGCACCCCGCAGGGTAACGGCTACGGCTTCAAGCGTAGGTGCAGCTGGTATCCCAGCAGGGGGCGTCCTGACACTTGCAATCATCCTTGAAGCGGTGGGTCTGCCCACCAATGACATCTCGCTCATCCTGGCTGTCGACTGGCTGGTGTAAGTACAGCAAGATcgtctttttaactctttcaaggctaattcatttttttattttctctccgtCTGAATATTTAACCCCAAACActgttttctaaaaagcatacaAACCAAACACGATATGCTTTTAACATTTAGCTTTTTAAGATCGGCTGTAACACTACTTACATACTTGCATTacttacaggtgcatctcaataaattagaatatcatcgaaaagttaatttattttagtaattcaattcaaaaaatgaaactcgTGTATTCTATAAATTCATTACACACACAGTGATACATTTCAAGcgtttttcttctcattttgctgatttatagcctacaggtaatgaaaacccaaaatttacTCTGAGAATTAgaatattgggcggcacggtggcgcagtgggtagcgctgctgcctcgcagttgggagatctggggacctgggttagattcccgggtcctccctgcgtggagtttgcatgttctccccgtgtctgcgtgggtttcctccgggcgctccggtttcctcccacagtccaaagacatgcaggttcggtggattggtgattctaaattggccctagtgtgtgcttggtgtgtgggtgtgtttgtgtgtgtcctgcggtgggttggcaccctgcccaggattgtttcttgccttgtgccctgtgttggctgggattggctccggcagacccccgtgaccctgtgttcggattcagcgggttggaaaatggatggatggatggaattagaatattacataagacccatccatccatccatccattttccaacccgctgaatccgaacacagggtcacgggggtctgccggagccaatcccagccaacacagggcacaaggcagggaaccaatccagggcagggtgccaacccaccacagattacataagaccaataaaaaaaattgatttttaatacagaaatgttggcctacttaAAAGTCTGTCCATGTACGCACTCAATACTCGGTCGGggctccttctgcatgaatgactgcatcaatgcggcgtggcatggaggcgatcagcctgtgg harbors:
- the slc1a5 gene encoding neutral amino acid transporter B(0): MADIADEGFNKAQSNGEIHPEANGAPTSPKSGKMGCSVERVKRIIKANLLVILTVAGVILGVLIGLGVRNLELTKAQVIYFGFPGELLIRLLKMIIIPLVVCSLVSGAASLDPKALGKLGGWAMLFFLVTTLIASAIGVSMAFIVGPGSGASAKPTLSGLDGGIPQSKDVVDSFLDLIRNIFPSNLVSAAFQSYATSYRWITTEKNVTKAGVVVNTTIVTEKVPVGMEVEGMNILGLVVFAIVFGVALRKLGEEGEILIKFFNSFNEGTMVLVSWIMWYAPFGIMFLVAGKIVEMEDVVQLFTSLGKYIICCIVGHIIHGLIILPVIYFIFTRKNPYVFLWGIVTALATAFGTSSSSATLPLMMKCVEEKNHVSKRISRFILPIGATVNMDGAALFQCVAAVFIAQLNNYSLNFIQVITILVTATASSVGAAGIPAGGVLTLAIILEAVGLPTNDISLILAVDWLVDRTCTVINVEGDAFGAGLLQNFVERQGLSDDTELTEVRLEGGNHSAKSPPPPEEEDLPLLKKDTAITLEGVLVADHEKESVM